In Psychrobacter sp. P11G3, a single genomic region encodes these proteins:
- a CDS encoding dihydrolipoyl dehydrogenase, which yields MNKQSDTTTDDTSKEVTRKVSVAIIGAGTAGQNAFRQASKIKDDVVIINEGFWTTTCIAVGCMPSKLLIAAADRAHDANHSDEFGIHASAKIDGKRVMERVRDERSHFASYIKRQVDSWPDHKKIDGRARINEQGLIEVSGELIAAEQIIVATGSSPFIPDGWADKLGDTMLTSDSVFELEDLPKTMAVVGAGAIGLELAQAFTRLGVEVTLLNRAKQVAGLKDDDINNKAMDCLSHELTMHLGSEITDVGTTADEGNKSAFIKYKDSAGESQQWQGEYVLVATGRRNNIKQLGIENLGVELDDKNRPKDLSKKTGQIGDLNVYIVGDANANIPLLHVASDEGYSAGSMVCENTEAAYIRPPATPFSIVFCSPQIVNVGMSLPEIQKDSELEFVIGSVSFDNQGRSRVMGVNCGLLHIYGCKKTDRILGASMVGPDAEYIGHILATAITNDLSIKDMLDTPFYHPTILEGLRTALRDVQYKMEIPFQSLDAQKDNS from the coding sequence ATGAATAAACAATCTGACACGACTACCGACGATACGTCGAAAGAAGTCACGCGCAAAGTATCTGTCGCTATTATTGGTGCGGGTACCGCAGGTCAAAACGCTTTTCGCCAAGCAAGTAAAATCAAAGATGACGTGGTCATTATTAATGAAGGATTTTGGACTACGACCTGTATTGCGGTCGGCTGTATGCCTAGTAAGCTGTTAATTGCAGCTGCGGATCGCGCACATGACGCCAACCATTCTGATGAATTTGGTATCCATGCGTCCGCGAAAATCGATGGCAAACGAGTCATGGAGCGTGTGCGTGACGAACGCAGTCATTTTGCCAGCTACATCAAAAGACAAGTAGACAGCTGGCCTGACCATAAGAAAATCGACGGTCGTGCTCGTATCAATGAACAAGGGCTAATCGAGGTCAGTGGTGAGCTAATTGCTGCTGAGCAAATCATTGTCGCCACCGGTAGCTCGCCGTTTATTCCTGATGGGTGGGCGGACAAGCTTGGTGATACCATGCTCACTTCTGATAGTGTCTTTGAACTTGAAGACTTACCAAAAACGATGGCTGTCGTCGGTGCTGGTGCCATCGGTCTAGAGCTTGCACAAGCATTCACACGCTTGGGTGTAGAAGTCACGCTGCTAAACCGTGCCAAACAAGTGGCTGGTCTAAAAGATGATGATATTAATAATAAAGCCATGGATTGCTTAAGTCATGAACTAACCATGCATTTAGGCAGCGAAATTACCGATGTAGGTACAACAGCAGATGAAGGTAATAAAAGTGCGTTTATCAAATATAAAGACAGCGCTGGTGAGTCTCAGCAATGGCAAGGCGAGTACGTCTTAGTTGCTACTGGTCGTCGCAACAATATTAAGCAGCTGGGTATCGAAAACTTGGGCGTTGAGCTAGACGATAAGAACCGTCCAAAAGATTTAAGTAAAAAAACAGGTCAGATTGGCGACTTAAACGTCTATATCGTTGGTGATGCCAATGCTAATATTCCGTTACTGCATGTGGCCAGCGATGAAGGCTATAGTGCGGGCAGCATGGTCTGCGAAAACACAGAAGCGGCCTATATTCGCCCACCTGCGACCCCTTTCTCTATCGTATTTTGCTCACCGCAAATCGTCAATGTTGGTATGTCGCTACCAGAGATTCAAAAAGATTCAGAACTCGAATTTGTTATCGGTAGTGTGAGCTTTGATAATCAAGGACGTAGCCGTGTAATGGGTGTCAACTGCGGCTTACTACATATCTATGGCTGTAAAAAGACAGACAGAATTTTAGGCGCCAGTATGGTCGGTCCTGACGCTGAATATATCGGTCATATACTTGCTACGGCGATTACCAATGATCTGAGTATTAAAGATATGCTCGACACCCCTTTTTATCATCCAACGATACTAGAGGGTCTACGTACGGCGCTACGTGATGTTCAATATAAAATGGAGATACCTTTCCAGTCTCTAGATGCCCAAAAGGATAATTCTTAA
- a CDS encoding mechanosensitive ion channel family protein yields the protein MPIASVTDFFQEIVRDLHTSLYLALGGSIDEESLNWSSQAVELASTGIKILILLAVLGFFYWLANYILRQSRAKIRLNERRTKIVRSVLRYVWIVASLIAIMSQINFEPETIKATAKASTWAGIYYVLWASSGQIIHKVLQHYGLNASIEQLLKNILSVLLLVLGLASVMAQFGFDIVSLVAGLGIVGLAVGFAAQSTLANFIAGITILLEQSFQVGDWIHINDNEGRVVLIALRTTHILTRDNITVIIPNSNVASSEVINLTSKNFIRFDIRVRIAFEDDIETARKEILQVLSNTDAVLNRPETSATVAEIGEYGVFFIVRFWVKPAAVARIPKIKEVLQEEIKIAFDAANISTPYPHMRLLMPKDVDYPIATKPFATTTQIVPEELPLTKGE from the coding sequence ATGCCAATCGCTAGTGTTACCGACTTTTTTCAAGAGATCGTTCGCGACTTACATACTAGCCTATATCTTGCTCTCGGCGGCTCTATAGATGAAGAGTCACTTAATTGGTCCTCTCAAGCAGTAGAATTGGCGAGCACTGGCATCAAAATCCTAATACTGCTTGCGGTATTGGGATTTTTTTATTGGTTGGCCAATTATATCCTTAGGCAAAGCCGTGCCAAAATTCGATTGAATGAGCGCCGCACCAAGATTGTCCGTTCAGTTTTGCGCTATGTCTGGATTGTCGCCAGTCTGATAGCGATTATGAGTCAGATAAACTTTGAGCCAGAAACCATCAAGGCCACCGCGAAGGCAAGCACTTGGGCGGGCATCTATTACGTACTTTGGGCATCATCAGGACAAATCATTCACAAAGTCCTACAGCACTATGGTCTCAATGCTTCCATAGAGCAGCTACTCAAAAATATTTTATCTGTATTACTATTGGTACTCGGGCTTGCCAGCGTCATGGCGCAATTTGGCTTTGACATTGTATCGTTAGTAGCAGGTTTGGGTATTGTTGGTTTGGCGGTTGGTTTTGCTGCTCAATCGACGCTTGCTAATTTTATCGCTGGTATCACCATTCTGCTTGAGCAGTCTTTTCAAGTCGGTGATTGGATTCATATCAATGACAATGAAGGGCGCGTGGTACTTATCGCGTTGCGCACCACTCATATTCTCACTCGAGACAACATCACTGTCATTATTCCAAACTCTAATGTTGCCTCATCAGAAGTCATCAACCTGACTTCCAAAAACTTTATCCGTTTTGATATTCGCGTACGTATCGCGTTCGAAGATGATATAGAAACGGCTCGCAAGGAGATCTTGCAAGTACTCAGCAATACCGATGCGGTGCTTAATCGTCCTGAGACTTCAGCGACTGTGGCAGAAATTGGTGAGTACGGGGTGTTCTTTATCGTACGCTTTTGGGTCAAACCAGCAGCCGTTGCCCGTATCCCCAAAATTAAAGAAGTGCTGCAAGAAGAGATTAAAATTGCGTTTGATGCGGCTAATATTTCTACGCCCTATCCGCATATGCGATTGCTGATGCCAAAGGATGTTGACTACCCTATTGCGACCAAGCCCTTTGCGACCACCACTCAAATCGTCCCAGAGGAATTACCACTGACGAAGGGTGAGTAG
- the rlmKL gene encoding bifunctional 23S rRNA (guanine(2069)-N(7))-methyltransferase RlmK/23S rRNA (guanine(2445)-N(2))-methyltransferase RlmL — protein MTEQTAPASLTAASPELSLDLIITCADGLEAPLQTELTSFGIDSEIKSTGRLAVTGGLRELYTICLWSRVASRVLMLIKRKNINAEYDVAEQLYGLAKSVNWTEQFSLEQTFAIRLSVDKRVAVSQQFAMLRIKDAIADTFNEVYDSRPNVDSKNPDFSVFATINDKQAELYLDLSGTSLHRRGYRVAMTEAPLKENLAAALLYSAGWHKKNEAGDAPFYNALIDPMCGSGTFLIEALLMHCDYAVGIDKAANQFGFYQWQHHNETLWQEMIDDAQTRFREALEIANEQPDTLPLMLGFDADSGAILATEKNLIAAGLQDLLPLLDIEHRALDQLSNVLKPLVNDGRLSNPLVITNPPYGERLGDEEMIKPLYQAIGLILQDSFAGSGIDPMLGILASHVEQVDILPIKEPKTLRCHNGAITVYFRYGTLIAGQTGNLVSRFEKREIEVEEGQDFINRLQKNLAKLKKLAKKDNVSNIRVYDADLPDFKVAIDLYGDYAHVQEYAPPKTIPPETAKKRFNLALMGIREVFDINREQIFIKTRARQSGNDQYSKQNTTEKRGKFHVAREDGAYLYVNFTDYLDTGLFIDHRNMRARIKDNSRGKAVLNLFAYTCTASVHAALAGAKKVTSVDLSQNYLDWGKQNFVLNGLDVSRNKYQFVAADIFEWIKDNTEQFDVIFIDPPTFSNSKKFQGTFDVQRDHAALINRAMNRLTSDGVLYFSNNFTRFELDEQLTQRYDIIDITQKTIGFDFNIKKPIHQSFEIRHRQSL, from the coding sequence ATGACCGAACAAACCGCGCCCGCATCTCTAACAGCAGCTTCACCAGAGTTGTCGCTTGATCTTATTATTACCTGTGCCGATGGGCTTGAGGCACCACTGCAGACTGAGCTAACTAGCTTTGGCATTGACAGCGAAATCAAAAGTACCGGCCGTCTAGCTGTCACTGGTGGCTTACGTGAGCTATATACTATTTGCCTATGGTCACGCGTAGCCTCGCGGGTATTGATGCTGATTAAACGTAAAAACATCAATGCAGAATACGATGTCGCAGAGCAGCTATACGGCTTGGCAAAATCGGTCAATTGGACTGAGCAGTTTAGCCTAGAGCAAACCTTTGCTATCCGTCTGTCTGTTGATAAGCGTGTCGCTGTCAGTCAGCAGTTTGCGATGCTACGTATCAAGGATGCGATTGCCGATACGTTTAACGAAGTTTACGATAGCCGTCCTAACGTCGATAGCAAAAATCCAGACTTCTCTGTTTTTGCAACTATCAATGATAAGCAAGCAGAGCTGTATTTAGATTTATCCGGTACCAGTTTGCATCGCCGTGGTTACCGTGTGGCCATGACAGAAGCACCACTAAAAGAAAACTTGGCAGCTGCCCTACTCTATAGCGCTGGTTGGCACAAGAAAAATGAAGCTGGCGACGCACCTTTCTATAATGCGTTAATCGACCCAATGTGCGGTTCTGGAACGTTCCTTATCGAAGCGCTATTGATGCATTGCGACTATGCCGTGGGTATCGACAAAGCTGCCAATCAATTTGGCTTTTACCAGTGGCAGCATCATAACGAGACGCTATGGCAAGAGATGATCGATGATGCTCAAACGCGTTTCCGCGAAGCATTAGAGATTGCCAATGAGCAGCCTGATACATTGCCGCTTATGCTAGGCTTTGATGCTGATAGTGGTGCGATTCTTGCCACAGAAAAGAACTTAATTGCCGCAGGTTTACAAGACCTTTTACCGCTACTCGATATCGAACATCGTGCGCTTGACCAACTCAGCAACGTGCTCAAGCCATTAGTCAATGATGGTCGATTGAGCAATCCTTTGGTCATTACCAACCCACCGTATGGTGAGCGTTTAGGTGATGAAGAAATGATTAAGCCGTTGTATCAAGCAATTGGGCTGATATTGCAAGACAGCTTTGCCGGTAGTGGCATTGACCCGATGCTTGGCATATTGGCCTCTCATGTCGAACAAGTAGATATTCTACCGATTAAAGAACCAAAAACCTTACGCTGTCATAACGGTGCCATCACTGTCTATTTCCGCTACGGAACGCTTATCGCTGGACAAACTGGCAACCTTGTTAGTCGTTTTGAGAAACGCGAGATTGAAGTAGAAGAGGGTCAAGACTTCATTAATCGTCTGCAAAAAAACCTTGCTAAGCTTAAAAAACTGGCCAAAAAAGACAATGTAAGCAACATTCGTGTTTACGATGCTGATTTACCTGATTTCAAAGTTGCGATCGATTTATACGGTGATTATGCGCATGTGCAAGAATATGCGCCGCCAAAGACCATCCCGCCTGAGACCGCAAAAAAACGCTTTAACTTGGCATTGATGGGTATCCGTGAAGTCTTTGATATTAACCGTGAACAGATCTTTATCAAAACGCGTGCCCGTCAGTCTGGAAACGACCAATACAGTAAGCAGAACACCACAGAAAAACGTGGCAAGTTTCATGTTGCGCGTGAAGATGGTGCCTATCTGTATGTCAACTTTACAGATTATTTAGATACCGGTCTGTTTATCGATCACCGTAATATGCGTGCTCGTATCAAGGACAACAGCCGCGGTAAAGCAGTACTTAACCTGTTCGCTTATACTTGTACCGCAAGTGTGCATGCAGCGCTTGCTGGTGCGAAAAAAGTCACTAGCGTTGATTTGTCACAGAACTATCTAGATTGGGGCAAACAAAACTTTGTCTTGAACGGTTTGGACGTTAGCCGCAATAAATACCAATTCGTTGCTGCCGATATCTTTGAGTGGATTAAAGACAATACCGAGCAGTTCGATGTTATCTTTATTGATCCACCGACCTTCTCAAACTCTAAGAAATTCCAAGGTACTTTTGATGTACAACGTGACCATGCTGCATTGATTAATCGTGCCATGAACCGCCTCACCTCTGATGGCGTCTTATACTTTTCTAACAACTTTACGCGTTTTGAGTTAGATGAGCAGTTGACTCAGCGTTATGACATCATTGATATCACGCAAAAAACCATTGGCTTTGATTTCAATATCAAAAAACCGATTCATCAAAGCTTTGAGATTCGTCATCGTCAAAGTCTATAA
- a CDS encoding IS982 family transposase, with amino-acid sequence MDNLTELYCHIDDFYQQFKPEFDAHLIATGHQRLRACQISVAEIMTILILFHQLRYRQFKAFYYHHMLGMMKREFPNLPSYSRFIELIPRSIIPLCSYLQSMMGDCTGISYIDSTKIAVCHNKRIYRHKVFKGLATRGKSSMGWFYGFKLHAIINHKGELVSVKVTAGNTDDRVPVKDMATPLFGKLFGDRGYISKALNAWLTKHSDTRLITKLRRNMKPQLLEPMDEALLNHRSLVETVFGELKNLCQIEHSRHRSVTGFITNLLSGLIAYCWFPYKPTIKNMPQQGQVATL; translated from the coding sequence ATGGACAACCTAACCGAACTATACTGCCATATTGACGACTTTTATCAGCAATTCAAACCTGAGTTTGACGCTCATTTAATCGCAACGGGACACCAAAGGTTAAGAGCATGCCAGATAAGTGTAGCAGAGATTATGACCATCTTGATACTGTTTCATCAATTACGTTATCGACAGTTTAAGGCGTTTTACTACCATCACATGCTTGGCATGATGAAACGGGAGTTTCCAAATCTGCCGAGCTACTCGCGATTTATAGAGCTTATACCGCGCAGTATCATACCACTGTGCAGCTACTTGCAAAGCATGATGGGCGACTGTACGGGTATCAGCTATATTGATTCAACCAAGATAGCAGTTTGTCATAACAAGCGTATCTACCGTCATAAAGTCTTTAAGGGACTTGCAACCCGAGGCAAAAGCAGCATGGGCTGGTTCTATGGCTTTAAGCTGCACGCCATTATCAATCATAAGGGCGAGCTTGTATCTGTTAAAGTCACTGCGGGTAATACGGATGACAGAGTGCCTGTTAAGGATATGGCAACGCCGTTATTTGGTAAGCTGTTTGGTGATAGAGGATACATCAGTAAAGCACTAAACGCGTGGCTCACAAAACACAGTGATACTAGGCTGATAACGAAACTTCGGCGTAATATGAAACCCCAATTACTTGAGCCTATGGATGAGGCACTACTCAATCATCGCTCTTTGGTTGAAACGGTGTTTGGGGAGCTTAAAAACTTGTGTCAGATTGAGCATTCACGCCATCGTAGTGTCACGGGGTTTATCACAAACTTGCTGTCAGGTTTAATTGCTTATTGCTGGTTTCCCTATAAACCCACCATCAAAAATATGCCTCAGCAGGGACAGGTAGCAACATTGTAA
- a CDS encoding TerD family protein encodes MALSLNKGGNLSLTKTDPNLTKLLIGLGWDERATSGAEFDLDASVFLLNGAGKVRGDHDFIFYNQLKSDNGAVEHTGDNRTGEGDGDDEVIKVNLTQVPADVDKVVVTVTIHDAAARSQNFGQVANAFIRVVNEETGTEVVRFDLAEDYSVETAMVFGEVYRHNGEWKFRAVGQGYSGGLQAMCQQYGVDI; translated from the coding sequence ATGGCTTTATCACTTAATAAAGGCGGTAATTTATCGCTAACGAAAACTGACCCAAATTTAACCAAGCTACTTATCGGTCTTGGTTGGGATGAGCGTGCCACTTCTGGTGCTGAGTTCGACCTTGATGCTAGCGTGTTTTTGCTAAATGGCGCAGGCAAAGTGCGCGGCGATCATGACTTTATCTTTTACAATCAGCTGAAGTCTGACAATGGCGCTGTCGAGCATACTGGTGACAACCGTACTGGCGAAGGCGACGGTGATGATGAGGTTATCAAAGTAAATCTCACTCAAGTACCTGCAGACGTAGATAAAGTAGTCGTGACAGTGACTATCCATGACGCTGCAGCGCGTAGTCAGAACTTTGGTCAGGTCGCCAATGCCTTTATCCGTGTCGTCAATGAAGAAACAGGCACTGAAGTGGTACGTTTTGATTTAGCAGAGGACTACTCTGTAGAGACAGCAATGGTGTTTGGCGAAGTATATCGTCACAACGGCGAATGGAAATTCCGCGCTGTTGGTCAAGGCTATTCAGGCGGCTTGCAAGCGATGTGTCAGCAATACGGTGTCGATATCTAA
- a CDS encoding DUF475 domain-containing protein: MRHFYLDFIFTAIALAIAAWWGYSHGGMGGMIATLSITAILAVMEISLSFDNAVVNASVLKGWDEFWKKIFLTVGILIAVFGMRLVFPIVIVAVTADLGMMEVINLALYSPEEYSARLMAHHAEISAFGGIFLLLVFLNFIFDDKEVHWFDWLESRLAKLGKVDAMSVFVALIVLMIAVSWANAEQSSAVLIAGVWGILVYLGVQVVSGMLEGDLEEDLENEENGSGAAATSAIMKGGIIGFLYLEVLDASFSFDGVIGAFAITNDVIVIMLGLAIGAMFVRSMTIFLVDKGTLDEFIYLEHGAHYAIGALALIMLLSVKFHVPEIITGLIGIAFIGWALLASLQHRKAEKASLN, encoded by the coding sequence ATGAGACATTTTTATTTAGACTTTATCTTCACCGCAATTGCTTTGGCAATAGCAGCATGGTGGGGATATTCACATGGCGGTATGGGTGGCATGATAGCCACTCTTTCTATTACCGCTATTTTGGCCGTCATGGAGATTTCATTATCTTTTGATAATGCGGTGGTCAATGCTTCAGTCCTCAAAGGCTGGGACGAATTTTGGAAAAAGATATTTTTAACCGTTGGTATCCTAATCGCCGTATTCGGTATGCGATTGGTCTTCCCTATTGTCATCGTCGCGGTTACTGCTGACCTTGGTATGATGGAAGTCATCAACTTGGCTTTATATAGCCCTGAAGAATACTCGGCAAGACTAATGGCACACCATGCGGAAATCTCAGCATTTGGTGGTATTTTCTTACTATTGGTATTCTTGAACTTTATTTTTGATGACAAAGAAGTACATTGGTTTGACTGGCTTGAGAGCCGTTTAGCCAAGCTAGGCAAAGTCGATGCCATGAGCGTATTTGTAGCGCTTATCGTCTTGATGATTGCGGTATCGTGGGCTAATGCAGAGCAGTCAAGTGCTGTCCTAATCGCAGGTGTTTGGGGTATCTTGGTTTATCTGGGCGTACAGGTTGTATCAGGTATGCTCGAGGGCGATCTGGAAGAAGACCTAGAAAACGAAGAGAATGGTTCGGGCGCTGCGGCGACCAGTGCCATTATGAAGGGCGGTATCATTGGTTTCTTATACTTAGAAGTCCTAGATGCTTCATTCAGTTTCGATGGTGTGATTGGGGCATTTGCAATCACCAATGACGTGATTGTTATCATGTTAGGTCTTGCGATTGGTGCGATGTTCGTACGTTCTATGACTATCTTCTTGGTAGACAAAGGCACGCTTGACGAGTTTATCTATCTTGAGCATGGTGCGCATTATGCAATCGGCGCATTGGCACTGATTATGCTATTGTCAGTGAAGTTCCATGTACCAGAGATTATCACTGGTCTGATTGGTATTGCCTTTATTGGTTGGGCGCTGCTAGCGTCACTTCAGCATCGTAAAGCTGAGAAAGCAAGCCTAAACTAA
- a CDS encoding glutaminase — MQKILDDIAAEMARETDRGKVADYIPQLAHIDPNQFGIAVATPDGHMYAAGDASTLFSIQSISKVFTLTIGLGKLGDTLWTHVGREPSGDPFNSIVMLEHESGRPRNPFINAGAIAVVDAIMMGHEPKETLGEILQFVHLIADDESIRFDHKVAASEMAHKDRNASLAHFMKSFGRLRHDVDNVLGTYFHQCSIAMNCQQLASAGLYLVSNGVDKHSGVRVINEKRARRINSLMMMCGHYDGSGEFAYRVGLPGKSGVGGGILTIAPGKGSIAVWSPGLDHVGNSKLGLKALERFVQKTGWSVFAE; from the coding sequence ATGCAAAAAATTCTTGATGATATTGCCGCAGAGATGGCAAGAGAAACTGACCGCGGCAAAGTCGCAGATTATATCCCTCAATTGGCTCATATTGATCCTAATCAGTTCGGTATAGCCGTAGCGACTCCTGATGGGCATATGTATGCAGCAGGTGATGCAAGCACTCTGTTTTCCATCCAAAGTATCTCTAAGGTATTTACCTTAACCATTGGTCTTGGCAAGCTAGGCGATACACTTTGGACACACGTCGGACGCGAACCATCTGGCGATCCTTTTAATTCAATTGTGATGCTCGAGCATGAGTCTGGCCGACCGCGCAACCCATTTATCAATGCTGGGGCAATCGCAGTTGTCGACGCCATCATGATGGGACATGAGCCAAAAGAAACACTGGGTGAAATCCTGCAGTTTGTTCACCTCATTGCAGATGATGAGTCAATTCGCTTTGATCATAAAGTAGCGGCTTCTGAGATGGCGCACAAGGACCGGAATGCCTCTCTGGCGCACTTTATGAAATCCTTTGGTCGTTTAAGACACGATGTGGATAATGTATTAGGTACGTATTTTCATCAGTGCTCAATTGCAATGAACTGCCAACAGTTGGCCAGTGCCGGTCTTTATTTAGTGTCTAACGGAGTTGATAAGCACTCAGGAGTACGCGTAATCAATGAAAAACGAGCACGCCGTATTAACTCATTGATGATGATGTGTGGTCATTATGATGGCTCTGGCGAATTTGCTTACCGCGTGGGCTTACCAGGCAAAAGCGGCGTTGGTGGCGGTATTTTGACGATAGCACCTGGTAAAGGTTCTATCGCGGTTTGGTCACCAGGGCTTGATCATGTAGGTAACTCTAAGCTTGGACTAAAAGCACTAGAGCGCTTCGTACAAAAAACTGGCTGGTCGGTTTTTGCAGAATAA
- a CDS encoding TerD family protein gives MAISLTKGGNVNLSKEAPGLTNITVGLGWDPRATDGQEFDLDAIGFLINEAGKVRNDQDFIFFNNLKSDNGAVEHTGDNRTGEGDGDDEKIKINLASIPADVNKVAICAIIYEGQARNQNFGQVGDAYIRVVNDNGESEIARYDLSEDGSTETAMIFGELYRHSGDWKFRAVGQGFSGGLGPLAASYGVNV, from the coding sequence ATGGCTATTAGCTTAACAAAAGGCGGCAACGTAAACTTATCAAAAGAAGCGCCAGGTTTAACTAACATTACAGTCGGTCTAGGCTGGGATCCACGTGCCACTGACGGCCAAGAGTTTGATTTAGATGCAATCGGTTTCTTGATTAACGAAGCAGGCAAAGTCCGTAACGACCAAGATTTTATCTTTTTCAATAATTTAAAATCAGATAACGGCGCTGTTGAACATACTGGTGATAACCGTACTGGCGAAGGCGATGGCGATGATGAGAAAATCAAAATCAACCTTGCTAGCATCCCAGCTGATGTCAACAAAGTAGCTATCTGTGCCATCATCTATGAAGGCCAAGCACGTAACCAAAACTTCGGTCAAGTTGGTGATGCTTATATCCGCGTTGTAAACGACAATGGTGAGTCTGAAATCGCTCGTTACGACCTATCAGAAGACGGCAGCACTGAAACAGCGATGATTTTCGGTGAATTATATCGTCACAGCGGTGATTGGAAATTCCGTGCGGTTGGTCAAGGCTTCAGCGGTGGTCTTGGACCATTAGCAGCCTCTTATGGCGTAAATGTTTAA
- a CDS encoding TIGR00266 family protein — MAATFSLIGTIEPFLHCNLKKGDSIYCEANAMVMMESNLELKGKLQGGLMQSLMRRFANDESLFQQQIEAVNGEGDCLLAPTLDGDMQIIEVGKQQYTLSDGAFVAAQTGVDIRANIQRNLGGAVFGDTGGFMVMQTQGQGQVVVSGFGSLFEIDVTPDKDVIIDNGHVVCWDSNLEYKLSVSTSKKKGIMSNIINSVTSGEGMVLNFSGSGKVIICSRNRDSYQGWIQSVLGSSSGGRGGGGGFLDNIL, encoded by the coding sequence ATGGCCGCAACATTCAGTTTAATTGGTACTATTGAACCTTTTTTGCATTGTAATCTTAAAAAAGGCGATTCAATTTATTGTGAAGCCAATGCAATGGTGATGATGGAGTCCAATCTTGAGCTAAAAGGTAAGCTACAAGGTGGCCTGATGCAGTCACTGATGCGCCGCTTTGCAAACGATGAATCGTTGTTTCAACAGCAGATTGAAGCGGTTAATGGTGAGGGCGACTGTTTGCTTGCGCCTACGCTTGATGGTGATATGCAAATCATAGAAGTTGGTAAGCAGCAGTATACATTGAGTGATGGTGCGTTTGTCGCGGCCCAAACTGGCGTCGATATCAGAGCCAATATCCAGCGCAATTTAGGTGGCGCAGTGTTTGGTGATACAGGCGGCTTTATGGTGATGCAGACCCAAGGCCAAGGTCAAGTCGTGGTATCTGGTTTTGGCTCGTTGTTTGAGATTGATGTCACACCAGACAAAGACGTCATCATTGATAACGGTCATGTGGTCTGTTGGGACTCAAATCTCGAATACAAATTGTCAGTTTCGACCAGTAAGAAAAAAGGCATCATGAGCAATATTATCAACTCTGTCACCAGTGGCGAAGGGATGGTTCTGAACTTCTCAGGAAGTGGTAAAGTCATTATTTGCTCGCGCAATCGTGACAGTTATCAAGGTTGGATACAAAGCGTCCTCGGTAGTAGCTCAGGTGGACGTGGCGGCGGTGGTGGCTTTTTAGACAATATCTTATAG
- a CDS encoding TerD family protein: MAVSLQKGQKISLSKEAGGELTQVKLGLGWDVAQGPQDKKGGFLGKLFGGGSGGDSIDLDASCIMFDANKQAVDAIWFSQLKSKDGSIVHTGDNRTGDGDGDDEVINVDLSRVPANVVSLVFTVNSFTGQTFETVENAFCRIVNANNNSEVARYNLSAQGGHTAMVMAKVYRHNNEWKMHAIGETASGRTFHDLMPAITPHA, from the coding sequence ATGGCAGTTAGTCTTCAAAAAGGTCAAAAAATCTCCCTAAGCAAAGAAGCTGGTGGCGAGCTTACTCAAGTTAAACTAGGTCTAGGCTGGGATGTTGCGCAAGGGCCACAAGATAAAAAAGGTGGCTTCTTAGGAAAATTATTCGGCGGCGGTTCTGGCGGCGATTCTATCGATTTAGATGCTTCATGCATTATGTTCGATGCTAACAAGCAAGCGGTCGATGCCATTTGGTTCAGTCAGCTAAAATCGAAAGATGGCAGTATCGTGCATACTGGTGACAACCGTACTGGCGACGGTGATGGCGATGATGAAGTCATCAATGTCGATCTCTCAAGAGTACCTGCCAATGTGGTCTCATTGGTATTTACGGTCAATAGCTTTACCGGTCAAACGTTTGAGACAGTAGAAAATGCTTTTTGCCGTATCGTTAATGCCAATAATAATAGCGAAGTAGCACGTTATAATTTGTCTGCACAAGGTGGACATACAGCGATGGTAATGGCAAAAGTTTATCGTCACAACAATGAATGGAAAATGCATGCGATTGGCGAGACTGCTTCTGGTCGCACCTTCCATGACTTAATGCCTGCTATCACACCGCATGCGTAA